A genome region from Synergistales bacterium includes the following:
- the cmr1 gene encoding type III-B CRISPR module RAMP protein Cmr1 — protein sequence MARRIETAAPSAPEAAQRSGRERCSCRCRVVTPMFGGVQTGVVDPVTPVRGTTVRGRLRFWWRATAGAECATADELFRKERDIWGGLTGPGETREEDGPDGHPSDVAVRVRLEGKGSDQSIEQLTGEHRSLPYALFPFIENKQQNCRTGVAFQLELEYHRKHRNDVHRALWAWCNLGGLGARTRRGCGALYCENFAPPDTTDPAQLASWVERHLGRPLAVEGGRPWPLVAAGLWVGDRSAATLNAWDQALGRLRHFRQGVGLGRNPGQGKRPGRSRWPEPDSIRRAARSHSGGHDPRDHMPQWGFPRAAFGMPIIFHFKDEKHGDPGDTTLAPPTDNGDAEGRNAGRMASPLVVRPLVCRGGEKALPMVVQLATPGLPEGIRLEGTGRARDVDEHDVIHPRFADYPDSPLQGHSKRGSALEGFVRFLEESGYREVGS from the coding sequence ATGGCGCGAAGGATCGAGACGGCGGCGCCCTCTGCGCCCGAGGCGGCGCAGCGGAGCGGACGCGAACGCTGCAGCTGCCGCTGCAGGGTGGTGACGCCCATGTTCGGCGGCGTGCAGACCGGTGTGGTGGACCCGGTGACGCCCGTGCGGGGCACCACGGTGCGGGGCCGGCTGCGCTTCTGGTGGCGGGCTACCGCCGGGGCGGAGTGCGCCACGGCGGATGAGCTCTTCAGGAAAGAACGGGATATCTGGGGCGGACTCACCGGCCCCGGCGAAACCAGGGAGGAAGACGGGCCGGACGGACACCCCAGCGATGTGGCCGTGCGGGTGCGTCTGGAAGGCAAAGGGAGCGACCAGTCCATCGAGCAGCTCACCGGCGAGCACCGGTCGCTCCCCTACGCCCTCTTCCCCTTTATCGAGAACAAACAGCAGAACTGCCGCACCGGCGTGGCCTTCCAGCTGGAGCTGGAGTACCACAGGAAGCACAGAAACGACGTCCATCGGGCGCTCTGGGCCTGGTGCAACCTCGGCGGACTGGGCGCGCGGACCCGCCGCGGCTGCGGCGCCCTCTACTGTGAGAACTTCGCGCCCCCCGACACCACAGACCCCGCGCAGCTCGCCTCCTGGGTGGAACGCCATCTGGGCCGTCCGCTGGCGGTGGAGGGGGGCAGACCCTGGCCGCTGGTCGCCGCCGGTCTCTGGGTGGGCGACCGGAGCGCCGCCACCCTCAACGCCTGGGACCAGGCCCTGGGGCGGCTCAGGCACTTCCGCCAGGGCGTGGGGCTTGGGCGCAACCCGGGGCAGGGGAAACGCCCGGGGCGCTCCAGGTGGCCCGAGCCGGACAGCATCCGCCGCGCCGCGAGGAGCCATTCCGGCGGCCACGATCCGCGGGACCACATGCCCCAGTGGGGCTTCCCCCGGGCGGCCTTCGGCATGCCCATCATCTTCCACTTCAAGGATGAGAAACATGGCGATCCCGGCGACACCACCCTGGCGCCGCCTACCGACAACGGTGACGCAGAGGGCAGAAACGCCGGCCGCATGGCCAGTCCGCTGGTCGTCCGGCCGCTGGTCTGCCGGGGCGGCGAGAAGGCCCTGCCCATGGTCGTTCAGCTGGCGACGCCGGGGCTCCCCGAAGGCATCCGTCTGGAGGGGACCGGGCGAGCCCGCGACGTGGACGAGCACGACGTTATCCACCCGCGCTTCGCCGACTATCCCGACTCGCCGCTGCAGGGCCACTCCAAGCGGGGTTCCGCCCTGGAGGGCTTT